A genomic region of Equus caballus isolate H_3958 breed thoroughbred chromosome 1, TB-T2T, whole genome shotgun sequence contains the following coding sequences:
- the NSMCE3 gene encoding non-structural maintenance of chromosomes element 3 homolog, with protein sequence MLQKPRSRGRPSAQAERVREGGRGGDGRAPRGGVAEEAPSTSRGPGGSQEARCPSSQGGRRAEASPAVGPRSQKQLELKVAELVQFLLIKDQKKIPIKRTDILKHVVGDYKDIFPDLLKLAAQRLEYVFGYKLVELEPKSNSYILINTLEPVEEDAEVRGDQGTPTTGLLMIVLGLIFMKGNTIKETEVWDFLRRLGVYPTKKHLIFGDPKKLITEDFVRQRYLEYRRIPHTDPVDYEFQWGPRTNLETSKMKVLKFVAKVHNQDPKDWPAQYCEALADEEARARPETGGPAPSS encoded by the coding sequence ATGCTGCAGAAGCCGAGGAGCCGGGGCCGCCCTAGCGCCCAGGCCGAGAGGGTGAGGGAGGGGGGCCGCGGCGGAGACGGCCGGGCCCCGAGAGGCGGTGTTGCCGAGGAGGCCCCGAGCACCTCCCGCGGCCCGGGCGGCTCGCAGGAAGCCCGCTGCCCCTCGTCGCAGGGCGGCCGCCGGGCCGAGGCCTCCCCCGCGGTGGGGCCCCGCTCCCAGAAGCAGCTGGAGCTGAAGGTGGCGGAGCTGGTGCAGTTCCTGCTGATTAAGGACCAGAAGAAGATCCCGATCAAGCGGACGGACATCCTGAAGCACGTCGTCGGGGACTACAAGGACATCTTCCCGGACCTTCTCAAACTGGCCGCCCAGCGCCTCGAGTACGTCTTCGGGTACAAGCTGGTGGAGCTGGAACCCAAGAGCAACTcctacatcctcatcaacacgCTGGAACCCGTGGAGGAGGATGCCGAGGTGAGAGGCGACCAGGGCACGCCGACCACCGGCCTGCTGATGATTGTTCTGGGGCTCATCTTCATGAAGGGTAACACCATCAAGGAGACCGAAGTGTGGGACTTCCTGCGTCGCCTGGGGGTGTACCCCACAAAGAAGCATTTAATTTTTGGGGACCCAAAGAAACTGATTACCGAAGACTTTGTGCGGCAGCGTTACCTGGAGTACCGGCGGATACCTCACACTGACCCCGTGGACTATGAGTTCCAGTGGGGCCCGCGAACCAACCTGGAGACCAGCAAGATGAAAGTTCTTAAGTTTGTGGCCAAAGTCCACAATCAAGACCCCAAGGACTGGCCAGCGCAGTACTGTGAGGCTTTGGCAGATGAGGAGGCCAGGGCCAGGCCTGAGACGGGTGGCCCAGCCCCGTCCTCTTGA